In one Silene latifolia isolate original U9 population chromosome 10, ASM4854445v1, whole genome shotgun sequence genomic region, the following are encoded:
- the LOC141606662 gene encoding uncharacterized protein LOC141606662, whose amino-acid sequence MKMVVDGKKARYGQLYSIDRLSDLPDSIIHHIISYLDTEEACRTTILSKRWARIWSTGLILDFRSQFFVTKKKGRSHKKTVLRLMNSVETTMRQYSEKNLSIRKFRVEYLTAHQGMAGRIDGCLGIALQNQVEELSLSFIHKRSPYGLPASLFLSKSLTSMKLSRVKVPYYENLKLVSLQSLDLSEVVVDKHMLHDIIKSCPLKILDLDRCSGLQNISIPFCSGLESLSVGRTVPAGGTILVYTSSFQRCIYSDGEKVDPFPIILTPASKKNLRVLQISHVCIVDDIFDKLMSELPSIENMEFLFCTMPKNVKIASQTLKELVIRHCFKLINLAIEAPNLDTFRYNGHLQLLWVINSHNKYNAYLHLSIFNLGTRALVGIKNLLSKSNCCCKVLCISLSANDEQIEFDKDLLNTIDDGSPCDIQELKLSVKSFDSNFGESSCEALVDGLLWCCRPDILSLSIILESQNIIIKVCSFSLMPTFFILLQLFCRGQLLSFGFGTMTKERGGDQLPGVRWNKLSVNDQIARQIHS is encoded by the exons ATGAAAATGGTGGTCGATGGTAAGAAAGCAAGATATGGGCAGTTATATTCCATAGATAGATTATCAGATTTGCCTGATTCAATCATCCATCATATCATTTCTTATCTGGATACGGAAGAAGCATGTCGAACGACCATTTTGTCGAAAAGATGGGCTCGTATTTGGTCCACTGGCTTAATTCTTGATTTTAGGTCTCAGTTTTTTGTTACTAAGAAAAAAGGTCGTTCTCATAAGAAAACTGTTCTTAGACTTATGAATTCCGTAGAAACTACAATGCGACAATACTCCGAGAAAAATCTATCTATAAGGAAGTTTAGAGTTGAATATCTAACTGCTCATCAAGGGATGGCTGGGAGGATTGATGGATGTCTTGGAATTGCTTTGCAAAACCAAGTTGAGGAATTGTCGCTGTCTTTTATTCATAAGCGTTCTCCTTATGGATTACCCGCTAGTTTGTTCTTGTCAAAATCATTGACAAGTATGAAATTGAGTAGAGTTAAAGTGCCATATTATGAAAACTTGAAGCTTGTCTCGCTACAATCTTTGGATTTATCAGAGGTCGTTGTAGATAAACATATGCTACACGATATTATCAAGTCATGTCCGTTGAAAATTCTGGACCTTGACAGGTGCTCTGGCCTTCAAAATATTTCCATTCCATTTTGCAGTGGACTCGAGTCCCTCAGTGTAGGTCGAACCGTACCTGCAGGTGGGACTATCTTGGTTTATACATCGAGTTTTCAGCGTTGTATCTACTCTGATGGCGAAAAAGTTGATCCTTTTCCCATTATTCTCACGCCTGCTTCGAAGAAAAATTTGAGGGTATTACAAATTTCTCATGTATGTATCGTCGATGATATTTTTGACAAATTAATGTCTGAACTTCCATCAATAGAAAACATGGAATTTTTGTTTTGTACCATGCCAAAAAATGTTAAAATTGCAAGTCAAACGCTTAAGGAATTGGTCATCCGACATTGTTTCAAGTTGATTAATCTCGCGATTGAAGCTCCAAATCTGGACACATTTCGCTATAATGGTCACTTACAACTTTTGTGGGTGATCAATAGTCATAACAAATACAATGCCTATCTTCATCTATCTATCTTTAATCTTGGTACTCGAGCATTGGTCGGAATCAAAAACCTCCTCAGCAAATCAAACTGCTGCTGCAAGGTTTTGTGTATCAGTCTCAGTGCTAATGATGAACAG ATTGAATTTGACAAGGATCTACTTAACACGATTGATGACGGATCACCGTGTGATATCCAAGAGCTGAAGCTGTCTGTAAAGTCCTTCGATTCCAACTTTGGAGAGTCTTCATGTGAAGCTCTCGTAGATGGCTTGCTATGGTGTTGCCGCCCTGATATTCTATCTTTATCTATTATTTTAGAATCTCAGAACATTATCATCAAGGTATGCTCATTTTCATTAATGCCTACTTTTTTTATACTCCTTCAGTTATTCTGTCgcggtcaattgttatcctttggttttggcacaatgaccaaggaaagaggaggggacCAATTACCAGGTGTCaggtggaacaaattgagtgtgaatgatcaaattgctcgtcaaattcattcttaa